The following nucleotide sequence is from Glycine max cultivar Williams 82 chromosome 9, Glycine_max_v4.0, whole genome shotgun sequence.
aattaatttaattactattaataaaagaaaattgtataatttgaaGAGTAGTagcttatatgattttttttttatcagagatAGGTTACTTATATGAAATTAAACTAACTTATATGGAGTTTAACTAAAGAATTGTGTCAGGACTGAAAAAAAAGGAACTTAGTTGCGTTCAATTTCAAGTATACTACTGCTTTCTTAATTTTAagatgcttttattttattttattttgcttaacAATTAGTCAATTAATATATTACTAGCTCAGGAGTCAGGACGGAGCAGCTTGTCCTTGTGCGTTCAAACTGTGAATTATTGAATATAAACAGAAATCAGGCACAAGTTTCAGGGGCAAGCATAAAGTGAATCAgtcaatattataaatataaaatatctataCATCATAggagtgatttaaattaaatttttagacttattttttttaatgaataaatatttaatgcttatttaaataattggttttattttaaaaattatagcaaaaatatatttaattaaaagtgatatatatttataatattataaagtatAATGGAGAAACAactatttaaaagataaaattatatttttagattatttatagtaatatttgtatgcatcataaataaatattatatttatgtttaaatatgttagctgaaaaatattttcaaaacaattgattttccttaattatttaaaaaatatttcttaataataaacaattacaattgattttcaattcttttacCATGCGATTGTTATAATacaagaaaatatttgtttcacGTTCTTCTATTTCCAAAAATAcggaaatgaaaaaatatatatatttattagaaggttataaaaatttattcatagaaatattatattttattgttttaagtaAACTCTATAATTCCCATGAGAAAACGTGGGAATATATTATTCCATTATTCCTATAGGAAGATATCTATGatcaacacaatttttttaaaactaaataaaagaaaaaataaatttaaaatagatataaatataaataaatgccCTTAAAAAAAGGTAACTAAATTAGTAAATAAACAATGTTTTGTAAAGCAAGGGATAGCAACACACTAGACATTCCTTCCTAGGTCCTGAATAAATTAGAGACGTTGTTCAAGATTAGGTTGCCCTGTCTGTTCTCTCACACACTCACTCTCCTTCTCTCTCCTATTGCGGCTAGGGTTTGGGTTTTTCACTTTCAGCCTCTCCATTCCttcaaccttcttcttctctttgatCTCTGATGGAGACGTTCCGTGTTTAGTAGCAAGGGTTAGTTGAGGCCTTGTGTTTGGAAACGTACGGTGTCGTTTTGGAGTTGGGAAAACAAATAATTCTGAGAGATGGCAACCACGAACCCTTTTGATTTGTTGGGTGACGACGCTGAGGACCCTTCTCAGCTCATCGCCGCCGAGCAACTCAAGGCGGCGGCTGCTGCTGCGGCTGCCACCGCCGCTCCCAAGAAGGCGCCGGCTCAGCAGATCAAGCCGGCTCAGCTCCCTAGCAAGCCTCTTCCTCCGGCTCAGGCTGGTCAATTTCTCAACTttcctattttgttttagtttttgtttttcgtcttttttgtgtttttgttatttttcagtcTTGAAAAATCTGACCGTTTTGATTCGTTAATGCACTGTATGAGGTTTTGTAACTCTTTTTGGGTTTGTTTGATTTCATGAGTTTGCTCaagtaaaaagtgtttttttatgcTCGTTATACGTTATTGTGTGTTTGGGAAGCGAAAGCTACACCATATTTGCTTTGAAATTTTGCATTGGAACGCGCAATTGCTCCGTTAATCGTGGTTTCAACGCCAATCCAAACACATTGGTGTTGTTTTATATGgatgattatgattattgaaATTTTGTGGGTTGTGTTTACATGTGTAGTTGATCATGGTTGCGTTGTTGTATGTGTGTTTGTTACATGTGTACAttgttaatgttttattttagtattacgCAGTGTGCGTTTGCATTCATGTTAGATGATTCAGAGTAGTAAGTTTGGATTCAATGTTCACATGTTTGTTTCCATATTGAGTAATTGATTCTGGgtctaaaatgattttgaattgaagcaactttaaatatatttgcGATGGATAAATAATTGAAGCTTTACTACTAACTTGGTTTTAGAATCAAAACatataaacataaattacatcattcccaaataaattttaagcaaaatcaattttataaacacTCACCCAAACACTTGCGTGTTTAAAGTTGGTTGTGTTTATTGAAAAGAAACAGTATTAAATGATAACTATGGTTTCTAAGTTTTCATGTAAGATATCGAGTTTTGATGCATAATGCATTTGACGTTGTGGTGGGTATAATCTGATAGGacatttttttgtaaagtaCATTTTGTTATAAGTCCCGAGTCAATAATGTGTGATATgataatacattttttcatttaaaactcTGTTCTAATTTGTAATTTGGCTAAGACAACCAACATTAAATAAGTtaatgtgtgtgtttttttgccAGCTGAGTTTATATGCCATTTATTGCTCTGCAATTGATGTTCCTCCTGTTCTTGTGTATTCATATTTTCTGCTTCTATCTTGTTGATAGTGAGGGATGCCAGAAATGAGTCTGTTCGTGGAGGCCGTGGAGGTGGACGAGGTGGGGGACGTGGATTTGGACGTGGTCGTGGGTTTAGTCGTGACTCTTCCAATGACGAGAACTCATTCCCTACCAGCGGAGCTCCTTATAATCAGGTTTCTTTTGAAGGAGATGCTGGGAAGTCTTCTGAAAGACGCGGTTATGGTGGACCACGAGGTCCTTACCGTGGTGGTGGTGGTCGTCGTGGAGGTTTCAGCAATGGTGAAACTGGTGAAGCTGAAGAAGGACGACCTCGAAGAGCATTTGATCGTCGCAGTGGGACTGGACGAGGGTGATGTTATCTTTGATGAACAATTTCTTTATTGAATTTGCTTTTATCAATATTGATGTTCCTTGGTCTATTTGCAGAAATGAATTCAAACGTGAAGGTTCAGGACGTGGTAACTGGGGAGCCCAAACTGATGAACTTGCTCAGTAAGAATTCTTCTCAAAATCTAgtattctattattttaatagttata
It contains:
- the LOC100807657 gene encoding RGG repeats nuclear RNA binding protein A-like; this translates as MATTNPFDLLGDDAEDPSQLIAAEQLKAAAAAAAATAAPKKAPAQQIKPAQLPSKPLPPAQAVRDARNESVRGGRGGGRGGGRGFGRGRGFSRDSSNDENSFPTSGAPYNQVSFEGDAGKSSERRGYGGPRGPYRGGGGRRGGFSNGETGEAEEGRPRRAFDRRSGTGRGNEFKREGSGRGNWGAQTDELAQVTDEVANETEKNLGDEKPAVEEDVADGNKDSPTNETEEKEPEDKEMTLEEYEKVLEERRKAFQALKTEERKVDTKEFESMQALSSKKDNHDIFIKLGSDKDKRKEAFEKEEKSKKSVSITEFLKPAEGEAYYNPGRGRGRGRGSRGGGGYHGSATNNAPAPSIEDPGHFPTLSAK